In Phreatobacter oligotrophus, the following are encoded in one genomic region:
- a CDS encoding ATP-binding protein has product MERNAAPSADALIHALRPEGFARSINASIETRLAPYEPLLRRLVPTLIVAFIVVMGAGAVQQILNNRTDILNALEADLEVAAAAVEIDLAHRSAAAGAAQAAAVQAALDITAARIGVQAGRAMLATDADGLVVAATPPSLRQRWLGRPAGDAFRSALPMAGAGSHGTLTDGSGAIIVARALPTAPGRLYVVQTTDAALAQWGRSSLLLGTLFATTGLLLLVIGFAFHVQTVRAATADMINHNARATIDAALESGGCGLWDWEIGTSQMYWSTSMFEILGIRDREGLVTFDELLPLLHPEDGYLGGIAELTDLDPRNAVDFQFRMRHADGRWIWLRARGRGLMLAGVSHPRFVGIVVDITEQLDIAARNAAADHRIREAIETISEAFVVCDDEDRIVVCNSKFRELNGLSEDEARPGARYHEILAAAGGGAKIKEGRILSERAPGSRDIEMELADGRWLQISERRTHCGGFVSVGTDITALKRHETQLTASEQRLRASVAQLQKSQYVLEMQTQQLAELAEKYSDQKTQAEEASRAKSEFLANMSHELRTPLNAIIGFSEVLKEGHFGPLGAPKYGEYAKDIHASGHYLLSLIDDILDMARIEAGRMRLETVETRLDETLEETMRVVSKMAADKEILIEAEVPTGMDLVADRRAVKQITLNLLSNAVKFTPRGGMISVRARRARGYITLAIEDTGIGIPRHAIAKLGKPFEQVQSQFSRNHQGSGLGLAIAKSLAEMHGGSLRIRSTVGQGTTVVVRLPVDGPVSVEA; this is encoded by the coding sequence ATGGAGCGCAATGCTGCGCCCAGCGCGGACGCGCTGATTCATGCCTTGCGGCCGGAGGGCTTCGCCCGCTCGATCAACGCTTCGATCGAGACGCGGCTCGCCCCCTACGAGCCGCTGCTGCGGCGTCTCGTGCCGACCCTCATCGTCGCCTTCATCGTCGTCATGGGCGCTGGCGCGGTCCAGCAGATCCTCAACAACCGTACCGACATCCTCAACGCGCTGGAGGCCGATCTCGAGGTCGCCGCGGCAGCCGTCGAAATCGACCTCGCCCATCGCAGCGCCGCGGCCGGCGCCGCCCAGGCCGCCGCCGTTCAGGCCGCCCTCGACATCACCGCCGCGCGCATCGGCGTGCAGGCCGGCCGCGCCATGCTCGCGACCGACGCCGACGGCCTCGTCGTCGCGGCGACCCCGCCGTCCCTGCGCCAGCGCTGGCTCGGCCGCCCGGCGGGCGATGCCTTCCGCTCCGCCCTGCCGATGGCCGGGGCCGGCAGCCACGGCACGCTCACCGACGGCAGCGGCGCCATCATCGTGGCGCGCGCCCTGCCGACTGCCCCCGGCCGGCTCTATGTCGTCCAGACCACGGATGCCGCCCTGGCACAGTGGGGCCGCTCGTCCCTCTTGCTCGGCACGCTCTTCGCGACGACCGGCCTGCTGCTGCTGGTCATCGGCTTCGCCTTCCACGTCCAGACGGTGCGCGCCGCCACCGCCGACATGATCAACCACAATGCCCGCGCCACCATCGACGCGGCGCTGGAGAGCGGCGGCTGCGGCCTGTGGGACTGGGAGATCGGCACCAGCCAGATGTACTGGTCGACCTCGATGTTCGAGATCCTCGGCATCCGCGACCGCGAGGGCCTGGTCACCTTCGACGAACTCCTCCCCCTCCTCCACCCCGAGGACGGCTATCTCGGCGGCATCGCCGAACTCACCGATCTCGATCCGCGCAATGCCGTCGACTTCCAGTTCCGAATGCGCCATGCCGATGGCCGCTGGATCTGGCTGAGGGCGCGCGGCCGCGGCCTCATGCTTGCCGGCGTCAGCCATCCGCGCTTCGTCGGCATCGTTGTCGACATCACCGAGCAGCTCGACATCGCCGCCCGCAACGCCGCCGCCGACCACCGCATCCGCGAGGCGATCGAGACCATCTCCGAGGCCTTCGTGGTCTGCGACGACGAGGACCGCATCGTCGTGTGCAATTCCAAGTTCCGCGAGCTGAACGGCCTCAGCGAGGACGAGGCGCGGCCCGGCGCGCGCTACCACGAGATCCTCGCCGCGGCCGGCGGCGGCGCCAAGATCAAGGAGGGGCGCATCCTCTCCGAGCGCGCGCCCGGCTCGCGCGACATCGAGATGGAGCTCGCCGATGGCCGCTGGCTGCAGATCTCGGAGCGGCGCACCCATTGCGGCGGCTTCGTCTCGGTCGGCACCGACATCACCGCGCTGAAGCGCCACGAGACCCAGCTGACCGCCAGCGAGCAGCGCCTGCGCGCCAGCGTCGCCCAGCTGCAGAAGAGCCAGTACGTGCTGGAGATGCAGACCCAGCAGCTCGCCGAGCTGGCGGAGAAATATTCCGACCAGAAGACCCAGGCCGAAGAGGCCAGCCGCGCCAAGTCGGAATTCCTCGCCAATATGAGCCACGAGCTGCGCACGCCGCTCAACGCCATCATCGGCTTCTCGGAAGTGCTGAAGGAGGGCCATTTCGGGCCGCTCGGCGCGCCGAAATACGGCGAATACGCCAAGGACATCCACGCCAGCGGCCACTACCTCCTGTCGCTCATCGACGACATCCTCGACATGGCGCGGATCGAGGCCGGGCGGATGCGGCTTGAGACGGTCGAGACGCGGCTCGACGAGACGCTGGAGGAGACCATGCGCGTCGTCTCCAAGATGGCGGCCGACAAGGAGATCCTCATCGAGGCGGAGGTGCCGACCGGCATGGACCTCGTCGCCGACCGCCGCGCGGTGAAGCAGATCACCCTGAACCTCCTCTCCAACGCCGTGAAGTTCACCCCGCGCGGCGGCATGATCTCGGTGCGGGCGCGGCGGGCGCGCGGCTACATCACCCTGGCCATCGAGGACACCGGCATCGGCATTCCGCGCCATGCCATCGCCAAGCTCGGCAAGCCCTTCGAGCAGGTGCAGAGCCAGTTCTCGCGCAACCACCAGGGCTCGGGCCTTGGCCTCGCCATCGCCAAGTCGCTGGCGGAGATGCATGGCGGCTCGCTGCGCATCCGCTCGACTGTCGGCCAGGGCACGACGGTGGTGGTGCGGCTGCCGGTGGATGGGCCGGTGTCGGTCGAGGCGTGA